The DNA segment TTTGAAGAGGTTGGCTTCGAAAGAGAACACTCTACGATGAGAATAAGGCTGAAAAATGAAGAGAAGTGAAAAAGTTGAAGCAAATCAGAGAACTGTTAGTAGACCTTTACGGGTGCAAGGCCGACCTTGATAATGTTGAATTCTTAATTTATGTCTTAGAGATTGCAGCTCAAGAGATGGGAAGCAAGATAATAAAAACAACATCTCACAAGTTTTCGCCGGAGGGTACAACTGTCATCATCATACTTGCTGAGACGCACATATCAATTCACACGTGGCCAGAGCACAAATATGCTGCTTTAGACATTTTCATATGCAGCGAAGAAATAGACCCTGAAATGGGATGGCAAGCTGTAAAAGATGCCCTACAACCTTCTTCTTTTGAAATTCGCAGGATTACAAGAAAAATAGAATAATGCTGTCAACGTTACTTTTATAACCCTAAATTGTTGATTAGGCATGCATTGGCGGGTGAGTGGGTGCCTCCCATCCGTTCCGCCATAAAAATCCCGGAGTAGTGGAGGTGAAAACTTGAGAATGGGTACGAAAGACCTTGCTTTGACGGCTGTTTTTGTCAGCTTATACGTTGTTATCAACTTGGTTCAAACTGCCACTGTTGGTAACCCGGCAATTTCTGGGCCTGTCCAGTTGCGTGTTGCAGATTGTCTAATTCCTCTTGCGGCATTGCTTGGGTGGCCTGTTGTGGCTGGAGTGACTGTTGGAGGTGTTTTAACAAACGTCTATGCTTTCATTGATCCGGTTGATGTAGTGCTTGGACCAATTGCTAATCTAATCGCGGCGAGTCTAGTTCTGCTACTTAGAAGACGCCAGTTACCAGCATGCATAGTTGCTGCTTTCCCAATCGGTGTTATTGTAGGTGGTGGTTATCTTTGGTGGTTCTTTGATTCCCCAGACATTTTAGGTTTAAGCTTGCCGACGTGGATGTCTATGATGGTAAGCATTACTATAAGCAGTTTGATAGCTACAGCAGTTATTGGCTATGCATTGCTGAAAATATTAAGCAGACCTGGAATAATTGAGCCGTTGAAGTCTCGTGGATTAAAAGTTTACAAATAATCTAAAAATTGGAAAAAGACGCTAGCTACGACAAAAAGGAAGCTGGGGTCACTTTTTCCTAGCGAAAAGCTCTCTATATTTCTCATCAATACGTTCCATAATCTCCTTACTATCTGCTAGAAAGTCAGTTACTCCTTCGCCTTTAGCCATCGTGACGAGTTTTTCTGAAGCATCAATCCACTTCTTTGAAGCTGCAACCCAAGCCTTCACAATATCAGACTCTTCAGCGACAAAATCTATTGCTTCTTCAGGACACATCTCTTTACATTTGGGATTTCCATCGCAGAGATCGCATATAACAACAGTGTCGGCGTCGCTATCATATCTTATTGCACCATACTCGCACGCTTCTAAACACCACTTGCAGCCATCACATTTCTCGTCGTCAACAAGTATGGCTCCAGTTTCCTTAGATTGAAATAATGCATCCTTAGGACAAGCTCTTATGCACGGTGGGTCTTCGCATTGTTTACAGGTAACTGCTAGATGTATGAAAGGAGGGCCTCGAATAATGCGAATTCGAGACTTGATAGGATTAAGTGTCCCTTCTTTTTCTAATGAGCAAGCAAACTCGCATATGCTACATCCAACACATTTTTCAGGGTTGACAGACAAGAACTTTTTAACGATTTCTTTTTCCTCTGCTTTCATCGTAAGGGATCTCTTAAGTTACCGTATTTATTGCTATTCAGAAGCTTTTTCTACAGCCTCATGGAACAACTTTTCTACTGCAGTTCGCCTAGCTTTTTGAGCAAGAACGTCTGCCGTCACAAAGTCCAAGGCTTCCTCTGGGCACCATTCAACGCATTGGGGTTTGCCCAGTTCCTTGCATGTATCGCACACATAGACCACTTTTTTCTCAGGATGCAGCATGATTGCACCGTAATCGCAAGCTTCGATGCACCATCCACATCCATTGCATTTTTCTTCGTCAACCACAATTATTCCCGTGTTTTCTTCTTGGGATAATGCGTCTCTTGGACAAGCAGCAACACATGGTGGGTCTTCGCAAAGTCTGCATGCTACTGCCAAGTTTACAAGGGGGCCAAGCCTTATGGCACGTATTCGCGACTTTGTCGGGTTGAAAGTTTTTTCTTTAACCATGGAACACGTGTACTCGCAGACACAGCAGCCGATGCATTTTTCTGGGTCTGCTGAGACAAATTTCCTTTCGTGAAGCTTTGGCAAGTTATTTCTCTCCTCTTCCTTTCACTATGTAAGCAAACTCACCTAAGTTCAGTTCGTTGAGTTTCTTGATTGTGGGAATGCCTTCTTTTGTCCATCCGCGTGTTTCGTAATAGTCATCTAATCCCAGCTCAAATTCTTCTTTGTTAACGACGCTTCCCTTCGCAACTCCCTCGTCAGGTATGGGTACAGTCATTATTTTTGGTGGCAAGGCATCGTATTCCCTTGTTCCCATGCCTTCTCGGACGTTGAAAAGCCTTGCTAGATTGTTTATTCTTTCGCCAGCTTTTCTCAATTCTTTAACGGTTATTTTAATACCAGTTGCTAGAGTATAGTACTTAGCCATGTCTTCAAGGCCGTCATAATATGTGCCTCTCGAGAATTTGCATAATATAAGCGAGTCAATGACGTTGTACACGTCTTCGTTGTCCATAACTATTTTTCCCCTTCCTTTCTCAATGACGAAGCGATTTACCTTACCCTTGACGTCAGGTGAGTAGGCACCAGATCGAAGGTGGCAAGCTCCTCGGAAAGAAACCGCAAATCCTATGGCTGCTGTCTTCAAACCTCTTATGTCATAGCCTGGTAGCTCCAAACCTTTAATGTGACAAGCGTATTTTTCAGCGCCTTTGCCGATTTTTTCAGCTGCTCTCTTGGTTCCCTCTGCTAGCACATCACCCAACCAGCCATCCCGAGAACCGATCTTCTTCACCATTTCTATCAAGGCTTCATGATTTCCAAAGCGAAGGTCTAAGTTGTCAGTATTTTCTTTTGTGAGAATTCCATTCTTGTACAAATCCATGGCAAAACTGACGATAACTCCTGTAGAGATGCCGTCTACACCATAATGGTTGCATAGGCGCATTGCTTCAACAATTGCGTCCAACCGATCGACACCGCAGTTTGGTCCAAGCGCCCATAGACATTCGAATTCCATTCTTGAAGTTGATCCTTTGTACGGGCCTTCAGGTACAACCGCTACATGGTCGCAACGCATGGCACATGTTGCGCACCCGATTATTTTCTTTACGTAATGCTCGTTCAAGTATTCTCCGCTAACTTTTTCTGCTCCTTCAAAGGTGGCTTGAGTGAAGTTACGCGTTGGTAAGGCTGCAAGAGCGTTTAAAACAAGAACGTTTTCGGGGGTTCCAAGGGTTCTGTATTTTCTCGTTGCAGGGCCTTTCATGTGTTCATGTATCATCTTTATGAATTCTTTGAATCCTTCAAGGTCTGCTACGTTCACATCTTTTGTTCCGCGAACAGCCACAGCTTTCAGGTTTTTAGAACCCATTACAGCGCCCATGCCAGTTCTTCCGATGGCTCTGAACTCGTCGTTTATGATTGACGCGAAACGAACGAGTTTTTCTCCAGCTTCGCCGATTGCTGAGACACGAATGTAATAGTCACCTAATTCTTCTTTGATATCTACATCCGTTTCATATGGTGACTTTCCTTTCAGGTGCTGGGCATCCAGCAGATGAACCGAGTCATCGTCAATCCATGCATACACAAGTTTTTCAGATTTTCCTGTAAAGATAACTGCGTCATAGCCCGCTCGTTTCAGTTCAGGTCCAAAGAAGCCGTGAGCCTTAGACTCAGCTATTCCTCCAGTTGCAGGTGATTTCGAAACCACTGCATATCCGTTTCCTGCAGTAGGTCCCATAGTGCCGCTGAGAGGGCCTGTTACAAAGATCAAAGGGTTGTCAGGGCTGAAAGGATCAGTACCTGGCTTTGAGTTATCCATGAGCAGGCGAATGCCGAGCCCTATGCCTCCAATGTACTTCTTAGCCATTTCCTCTTTCAATGGTTCTGTTTCGACTTTTCCAGTTGAGAGATCAACGCGTAATATTCGTCCTGCATATGATGACAAGATTTTTCCTCCAATTATACTTCCTGTTTAGAAGACAATATGATAAAAACACTGGTAAATATGCTTTCTTGTTTAATCACAAAAAAGCCTCTAGTTCAGCTCTTTGTAGTAGCAACTGTGTTAAGAAAAATGGGCAGTATTAACAACATTTGCCGCAGATTGCTTTTTTGCTGGGAGAATGCAAGCTTGTGTTAGTAAAAGCTTAATTATAAAATGGAAAATCTATAATTTAGATTGTGATTGGATGATAAACTTCGAAGATCTTGGTGCTTGGGTTTCTCGAAACAGAAGGGATATTTTCATAGTGGTGGCATGGAGTTTAGTGATAGCTTGTGTCATAAGCGAGATTTTTTTGCTTAAATATGTAACGAGTGCAAGGCTTGGGCCTCAGAAAATAGCTTATACTTTGTATGATGCTCCTAGTGCTGGATTGTTGGAAATACTGATTCTTTTTGTGGTAAGCCTAGTGGTCCCTATGTTTATATCTAGTGTTGAAGCCTTGTTCTATAGTTCTGTGGTGTCACTTGCTTCGTCGTTTATTGGCGGGACTATTGTTATATCGTTTTATATTTGGTATGGTCTTGGTATGAATGTGTACTGGCAGTTTGAATGGGGTTGGGAATGGGCGGTTCATTTTGGAATATTGAACGTCTTTAGAATTGTGTTTCCAAACGTACTAGCACCTTGTTTGTTAGCTGTGGTGATTGGTTCTTTTCTTAGAAGTTGGATACGCGAATTCTAGCTTCTTGGTAGCTTGGAAAGGCTGATTTTTCTTCTTTTCAAAAAAAGTGGGGGTGAGGTTGCATTTTTAGATGCTGAGTGGAACATTTTTGGTCTTTGTCGACTTCTTTTTGGCTAATGCAACGGCAATTGTAGCTGCTATGAGAGACAACACTAGAGCGGAAGATCCTGGAAATTCTGGTATAGTCACTTGTGCATTTTCCACGTCGTGTGGAAGAGGTATTGCGGAGTCGCTGTAGTGCCATGGGCAGAGTGCCCTGTCTTGATGTGGGAATCCTGCGACGCCGACTATAATCTCGTTGCAGTAGAACGGGTCATTTGGATCAACGCTGCATATGCACCCGATTTGATCGACTATGATGTCAGTGGCTATTTTGTCTATGATGTATGGTGCTGTTATGCTGTTCCGTGTGTTGTCTTCAAGTGTAATGATGTCGCCAACCGTGAGGTCGCCGCTAGTGTCTTCGTCTGACCAGCCTACGCAGTTGTGGGTTCTGAAGGGCCATGCGTAAGTCTCGGTCCAGTTGGTGTTAGTTGGGTCGCTTAAGGCTAGGAAGTCTGTGTATGTGCCGTCATACTCCACAATGTAAGGTGTTGGGTCGGGTACAGCGTTATAGTCGACTAGGATATCTGCGGGTACAGTGTAGTTTATCCAGTATTGAGTGCCTACAGGCCATGCTTCTGGGTTTTCTGTGATGTTGGCACCGAAGTCTAGTGCCCACCAGCCTTCGATTTCGTTTGGCCAGTCTCCCTCATACCAGTACTCGTTTGGTGGTCCTGTTTCGAATCCCAGGTTTCGCGCCCATCGCGAGGTTCCATTGTTGAAGTCTACCCAGATGCTTTGGAATCCGCTTGCCATATGCTCAATGCCTGGCCATCCTGCTGGTGTTCCGTTGATGCCTGCAATGTAGTATTCGTTGATTACTTGCTCGTCGAGAGGTGTAAGCAGTTCTACATTGGGAGTGCCCGTATGCACGATGAAGTCCGTTCCTTCAACCAAGTCGTAGGGTGCGCTGAATGGCGGGGTCACATGGATAGAGTTCACAGAAGATACATCGTAGCTCAATGAGAAGTTGCCTGTCCAGTACGGGTTGCCGTCTTTGTCGTTGTATGTACCCGTGTCAGCTACCACTGGCTTATCCCATACATCAGGTATACCGTCCACGACAGTGAATTCCTGAGTGAGCTGGAAGGGTTGTTGCGTCATTTCCAAGGTGCCGGCAAGGTCGTTCACCACGTATTCGTGCCAGAAATCGCTGGTTGTATCGTTTAGCATGATTTTGTCTCCTGCGCTTAGCTCTCCATCAAAATCGGCGTCTACCCAACGGGTCAGCTCAACATTTGTGCCATAGTCATCGGGGTTAACCATAGTCCAAAGCTCGCCTACAGGACTCGCGAGGTCAATCAACCCTGAATCAGCATCAGGTGTTGCTTGATGTATGAACAACGTTGGATTCTTCAAAGTTATGTCTACAGAGAGATCGGGGGGGCCTGCATAGGTTGCGTTGAACGTCACAGTGAATATGCGGAAAGTGCCTTCAGGTGGTGTGTGGTTGCTTGTATCTATGTCTGGTATTCCTAGAAAGGCAACATGCACTGTTCCTGCGGTGTTATCGAAGTCTTCGACAAGTTTGATTATGCCGCCTGGCCAAAATGCTGTGAAGGTTCCATCTGGGTCGATGGTGACGTCAATGGCTTCCATGATTATGTAAGGAGCAGCTGAACGGCTGAAGTGCATCCATACGTCAAAGCCTCCGACATCCCAGAATGGGTCTAAATCTGTTTCGTCTTCTGCCATTACGTATACGTCTGAGGTGAATTGGGTGCCTGTCGGTGGCTGGGCAGTTTCGGGCATGATTTTCAGCATAGGTTTCGGTGGATACACGTAGGGTATTTTATGTAAAATGACAGTTCCATCGTAAACATCCCATCCTCCTGGGAGAGGATCGCCGGGTTTATCTGACAAAGCGGTGTATGTAAACCTAAAATCCATAACAGCATCTGGTTCATAAAGCTCCCATGGATGTTTTATTATCATGAATGTCATGTTGAAGGCTTTGCCCGTGCCGTCGAATGATGGCGCTGGATCCATACTGGCGTATGAAACCCAATAAGTGCCCGCTACTTCGTCAACGTCATCTTTAACACTTATTCCAGGTTCCCATAGTACACCGTCTGGGTAGTCGTCAGCTGGGATTGTCATCGTGTGGCTTACATACGCTAGGTACTCAGTGTCCCATGCGAATTGGAGGTCGAGACCATAAAAATTTGTGACGTTTTCAATGTTTACGTCGATAGTGAATTCTTGGCCTGTAGCATTTGCGGGGCCAAACTCTAGAGTGGCAGGAACTACTCTGATAGCTGAATCTGCTGCATAAGTGGACGGGGCCTGCGCCAGTAACGTAATGATAGTGGCTGTTACAAGTGTGATTAAAATCAGCATGGTTTGCGAAGTTCTTCTGCTAATCAATTGACATGAATTCTTTCTCAAATCTTAGTCACCGTAGCTTTTAAGTATTTATAGATGTGTATTTGAATTTTGCTATGTTGCGATTAGTATGCACACTTGACTGAGATGTATTCTAAGAAAAAAAGTATTTTTTTAAAAAAAGGAAAGTGAGTTTTTGATGACTGCTAGCTGTTAGGGGCAGGTTTGTCCGTAGCGCGACGCGATTGTTACAAGGTCATATATCTCGATGATGCCCCATATAGGCGCCAAATCTACTTCTGGATTCCAGTTGGGATCTCCTTCTCGAGACCCGTAAGCTCCACAGGCTGCGGTAAGATCGTAGATGTCAATTATTCCGTCGCCATTTACGTCGCCTATCATCTTGATTTTAACGAAGCCATCGGTGTAAATGTTGTTTTCGATGTTGATCTCGTATGGCACTTGCCAAGCTTCCGCTTTTATTGTGTAGTTATTGCAGGGTTGTAGGCCAGTTGTGTTCCAAGTGAAGGTCAATGTTGTGTTCCGATGTGGTGCCAGATTAAAAACAGTCTGTGTTCCAATCTCGTTGCTGTCATAGTATGCTGTCACGTTAAAGGTTTCTATCATATCTCCTAAGTTTGCGGCGACTACTGTGACGTTTACTAGACGACCAGGGTATGTTGCGTTGCGTGATGTTCTAACGTCGACTATTGCCACATCTCTTATGAGTGTGCAGAAGAAGCCATCTCCAACTTCATGTGACATCGCTCCGCCATATTGATTAATGATTTTTGTGTTGTGTAAGTCAAGTTCTGTGCTTCCATAAGTTTGAACTTGGAAATAGATTGTTGCAATCGTGGTTGGAATAAGAATGGTTTTCGGAGTTGCCGGAGAATGATATGTAACATTGATCCATATATTCCCAGCCTCATCATTTATAGACATCTTTAAGATGAAGTTTGTATCATTGTCTGGTGGAATGGTAATTGCTCCTAGGCAAGTTATGATGTCGGTGTCGTAGGCTAAGCTGAGGTCATAACCGTAGAAGTCAATAGCGTTCTCCACTTTTATATCGATGTGGAATTGGTCGCCTGGTTTTAGAGTTGGATCAATGATTGTCGGGGGGTCGACATATAGCTTTGTTACTAAGATGTTGTTGAAGTATCCGTCTCCTGGGTCTTCGTATGGAACTGTTCCATTCCACGTGTCTATGAGGGTAATGTTGTGCAGGTTGAGTATGGTTCCGCCGACTTCCGTTACGTGGAAAGTGATTGATGATATTATTAGGCTGCCGCTGACGGGGGTTGATGCGGTTGCGGCAACTCGGATTTGCCCTTCGGGTTCTGTTATTTGTATTTCGGTTGGAGGTGAGAATGGTGGGTTTACAGTGACATTGACTGTGTCTAGTATTGTGGTGTTGTAGCTCAGCTGGAATTCGAAGCTTTCTAGTTCTACGATTTCTTCAAGGTTTATATCGATGGTGAAGTTTTTGCAGGGTTCTAGCGTTGAGTCAACGATTTTTTCTGGGTTGACGTATATTCTAGCCTCTGATGGAGCGTAATTGCTGAAGTACCCGTTCTGTTTATTGTGGTTAATTGGATCTCCGGGCTTGTCGGAAAGGTAAGTTAGGTACGCTTCTAGGAGGCATGTGCCTATTCCGATTACTTTGAATGTCATGTTGAAGACTTTGCCCGTGCCGTCGAACACTGGTGCTGGGTCCATAGACGCGTATGCGACCCAGTATGTTCCTGCAGTTGCGTTTACTTCGTCCTTTATTTTTATTCCTGGTTCCCATAGGATACCGCTTGGGTAGTCGTCAGCTGGGATTGTCATTGTGTGGCTTACGTATTCTAGAATTGCGGGGTCCCATCCGAATTGGAGGTCTATTCCGTAGAAGTTGGTGATATTGGCGATTATGACGTCTATGGTGAAGGTTTCTGAGATGGATAAGCCTGTGATAGATGGGGGGTCCACATAGACTAGGGGTGTTTCTTGTGAGAATGAGCTGTCAATGTTAAGCGCAGAAGTTACGGTTAGTATTAGTACGGCGAGAAGTATACCGTATATTCTTTTTGTTTTTAACATATTCTCCTCTCTCTCTAGTCTATAGAAGTTGTCTAACACGATTTAAAGATTCTGGAATCTTCTTCCACGTTTTATGTAGGATGGCAAAGGGAAGTAGTCACCAAAATTAGTACGTTGATCCGTAGATACCTGTTACTCTGACTAAGTCGTAGATGCCTATTTGTCCGTCAGGGTATAAGTCTATTTCTGGGTTCCATTTTGGACCGCTGCTTTTTGCTCCATAGATACCTGTTACTTTGACTACATCGTAGATTTCTATGATGTGGTTTAGATCGAAGTCCTCTGGAACTTGGTATTCAACTGAGAATGTGGTGTTTTGGAGAGCTTTCCAGCCTTGGCTAAAGGCTCCGACATAAACGAAATGCGTGTCTGAGTATGGAGCTTCATGTGGCGGTATTCGGAATGTTAGTTCGTAGTTTCCAGTACTTTGGGTGGGAGGCGGGCTTTGACTTGCATGCTCTTCTATGGCAAAGTTTGCTGTTTTCTCTGGGCAGTATGGATAGCCATTGTTTTTGGGCCAGTCTTCATAAGCGTTCGCAGTTGCCAACGCAGTTCCAGTGGATACCCAATCTTCGATCCACATGCTTGGCATGAAGAAAATTTCTTGATTGCCGGGAATGGTAAGTTTCACCCATGCCATACCAATCGGAGTGAGGTCAATGTCAAAAATGTTGACTACTACTAAGACGGATTCATCAAGTGGAACGTTGTTTCTTACGGTTGCTTTGAAGTAAGCCCTGGCGTTTCTGGCGAAGTTGTCTTTAGGGTGGCCGCTCGCATTGCATGGTATGATTGAAACGGTTTCAATTGTCAAAGGCATTGACGGGGTTGTGTTAGATGGTACAGTTCTGAGCACGATTGTTTGACTCATAGAATCTTCCACTTGTATCGCAACTAAGCCTTCTTCAACCTGTTGTCCTTCGTACGTCACGTTTCCGTAAACGTTGACAGCTTGTCTGTATCGATATGATGATTTGTCGGTTGTGACTGTGGCTTCTAAGGGTTCAAATGGTGAGATGCCTAATTTCGTGAACCACGCTAGGGTTATTAACGTTAAAAGGAAGATCACGCTTAAGCTTTTCATTACAGTGAGTTTCATCTTTCTCCCTTTTATTAAGGGTCAGAGAGGTTTATTAGCATTCTGGAATTGATGTTCATGTGTCTTTGCGGTGAAATAAAAAAGGGGGGAGAGAGTCAGTATTTGGTTGGGCCTTTTTAAGGCGCCCATTCAGCTAGTATGCCGACTTCTGGTATAGGTTCGAACAGTGCGCAAAGCGCACAACCGCCTTCTTGCGGGAAGTCGCTTAGAGCTCCAACGAGTATCTTAGCTACGCCAGCGCGAGCGAATTTCTCCACGTGTACAGTGAGGATGACTTGGTCGTTGTTGTAGGTGCAGTATTCTGCTCCTCCGATTACAACCCAAACGTAAGCGAAGGCGAATGGAACTCCAGTCTCGTCTACAATTGTGACGGTTATTAACACGTTGTAGTACTGCATTGCGTAACTTCCGAAGTCTACTGTTACTTTAATGTCTTCGCAGTGAGCGTACGTGTCTTTGTCAGTTGTAACGTCCCATAGGTTTACGAGGTAGTCGTACTTGAAGGGCATTATGTCTTCAACTACGAGGCAAGCGACGTCAACTGTTCCGACGATAGTCCATTCTCCGAAGTAGGATTCTGGGTTGTCACATGGCCAAGGTAGCCTTATGAATACCCATGCGTAGCCTGTTGAGTTTGTTCTGGCGTATTCTATAGCCCAAACGTTGTGTTGTGGATCTTTTATTTCGAAGGCAACGTCCTTGTTCTGCTCTGGCCAGAAGTTGTATGTTACGTAGGCGTAGAGGTAGAAGCCTTTCTGC comes from the Candidatus Bathyarchaeota archaeon genome and includes:
- a CDS encoding 4Fe-4S dicluster domain-containing protein, coding for MKAEEKEIVKKFLSVNPEKCVGCSICEFACSLEKEGTLNPIKSRIRIIRGPPFIHLAVTCKQCEDPPCIRACPKDALFQSKETGAILVDDEKCDGCKWCLEACEYGAIRYDSDADTVVICDLCDGNPKCKEMCPEEAIDFVAEESDIVKAWVAASKKWIDASEKLVTMAKGEGVTDFLADSKEIMERIDEKYRELFARKK
- the speD gene encoding adenosylmethionine decarboxylase; the protein is MKKLKQIRELLVDLYGCKADLDNVEFLIYVLEIAAQEMGSKIIKTTSHKFSPEGTTVIIILAETHISIHTWPEHKYAALDIFICSEEIDPEMGWQAVKDALQPSSFEIRRITRKIE
- a CDS encoding cohesin domain-containing protein → MLKTKRIYGILLAVLILTVTSALNIDSSFSQETPLVYVDPPSITGLSISETFTIDVIIANITNFYGIDLQFGWDPAILEYVSHTMTIPADDYPSGILWEPGIKIKDEVNATAGTYWVAYASMDPAPVFDGTGKVFNMTFKVIGIGTCLLEAYLTYLSDKPGDPINHNKQNGYFSNYAPSEARIYVNPEKIVDSTLEPCKNFTIDINLEEIVELESFEFQLSYNTTILDTVNVTVNPPFSPPTEIQITEPEGQIRVAATASTPVSGSLIISSITFHVTEVGGTILNLHNITLIDTWNGTVPYEDPGDGYFNNILVTKLYVDPPTIIDPTLKPGDQFHIDIKVENAIDFYGYDLSLAYDTDIITCLGAITIPPDNDTNFILKMSINDEAGNIWINVTYHSPATPKTILIPTTIATIYFQVQTYGSTELDLHNTKIINQYGGAMSHEVGDGFFCTLIRDVAIVDVRTSRNATYPGRLVNVTVVAANLGDMIETFNVTAYYDSNEIGTQTVFNLAPHRNTTLTFTWNTTGLQPCNNYTIKAEAWQVPYEINIENNIYTDGFVKIKMIGDVNGDGIIDIYDLTAACGAYGSREGDPNWNPEVDLAPIWGIIEIYDLVTIASRYGQTCP
- a CDS encoding cohesin domain-containing protein, with product MISRRTSQTMLILITLVTATIITLLAQAPSTYAADSAIRVVPATLEFGPANATGQEFTIDVNIENVTNFYGLDLQFAWDTEYLAYVSHTMTIPADDYPDGVLWEPGISVKDDVDEVAGTYWVSYASMDPAPSFDGTGKAFNMTFMIIKHPWELYEPDAVMDFRFTYTALSDKPGDPLPGGWDVYDGTVILHKIPYVYPPKPMLKIMPETAQPPTGTQFTSDVYVMAEDETDLDPFWDVGGFDVWMHFSRSAAPYIIMEAIDVTIDPDGTFTAFWPGGIIKLVEDFDNTAGTVHVAFLGIPDIDTSNHTPPEGTFRIFTVTFNATYAGPPDLSVDITLKNPTLFIHQATPDADSGLIDLASPVGELWTMVNPDDYGTNVELTRWVDADFDGELSAGDKIMLNDTTSDFWHEYVVNDLAGTLEMTQQPFQLTQEFTVVDGIPDVWDKPVVADTGTYNDKDGNPYWTGNFSLSYDVSSVNSIHVTPPFSAPYDLVEGTDFIVHTGTPNVELLTPLDEQVINEYYIAGINGTPAGWPGIEHMASGFQSIWVDFNNGTSRWARNLGFETGPPNEYWYEGDWPNEIEGWWALDFGANITENPEAWPVGTQYWINYTVPADILVDYNAVPDPTPYIVEYDGTYTDFLALSDPTNTNWTETYAWPFRTHNCVGWSDEDTSGDLTVGDIITLEDNTRNSITAPYIIDKIATDIIVDQIGCICSVDPNDPFYCNEIIVGVAGFPHQDRALCPWHYSDSAIPLPHDVENAQVTIPEFPGSSALVLSLIAATIAVALAKKKSTKTKNVPLSI
- a CDS encoding 4Fe-4S dicluster domain-containing protein, encoding MPKLHERKFVSADPEKCIGCCVCEYTCSMVKEKTFNPTKSRIRAIRLGPLVNLAVACRLCEDPPCVAACPRDALSQEENTGIIVVDEEKCNGCGWCIEACDYGAIMLHPEKKVVYVCDTCKELGKPQCVEWCPEEALDFVTADVLAQKARRTAVEKLFHEAVEKASE
- a CDS encoding aldehyde ferredoxin oxidoreductase family protein, yielding MSSYAGRILRVDLSTGKVETEPLKEEMAKKYIGGIGLGIRLLMDNSKPGTDPFSPDNPLIFVTGPLSGTMGPTAGNGYAVVSKSPATGGIAESKAHGFFGPELKRAGYDAVIFTGKSEKLVYAWIDDDSVHLLDAQHLKGKSPYETDVDIKEELGDYYIRVSAIGEAGEKLVRFASIINDEFRAIGRTGMGAVMGSKNLKAVAVRGTKDVNVADLEGFKEFIKMIHEHMKGPATRKYRTLGTPENVLVLNALAALPTRNFTQATFEGAEKVSGEYLNEHYVKKIIGCATCAMRCDHVAVVPEGPYKGSTSRMEFECLWALGPNCGVDRLDAIVEAMRLCNHYGVDGISTGVIVSFAMDLYKNGILTKENTDNLDLRFGNHEALIEMVKKIGSRDGWLGDVLAEGTKRAAEKIGKGAEKYACHIKGLELPGYDIRGLKTAAIGFAVSFRGACHLRSGAYSPDVKGKVNRFVIEKGRGKIVMDNEDVYNVIDSLILCKFSRGTYYDGLEDMAKYYTLATGIKITVKELRKAGERINNLARLFNVREGMGTREYDALPPKIMTVPIPDEGVAKGSVVNKEEFELGLDDYYETRGWTKEGIPTIKKLNELNLGEFAYIVKGRGEK
- a CDS encoding QueT transporter family protein, with protein sequence MGTKDLALTAVFVSLYVVINLVQTATVGNPAISGPVQLRVADCLIPLAALLGWPVVAGVTVGGVLTNVYAFIDPVDVVLGPIANLIAASLVLLLRRRQLPACIVAAFPIGVIVGGGYLWWFFDSPDILGLSLPTWMSMMVSITISSLIATAVIGYALLKILSRPGIIEPLKSRGLKVYK